The genomic interval tgagtataggctggattTGTAGTTAGTCATAGTTTatcgtatgaacgttctagactcagcaccgtgttggacacggggatagggttatggttgggtgttatgtccttttcatggtattggcaaagtttaccagtatcagatgtatgaaGTACACactggaagggaccgatattgatcttggataagatatcataaacttactgttatgtctttctaagtcaatatcaatggttgatcttaggtctatagatcttattcttgatatggttaggttcaggttagttgtattatttatgttcttcaagctgttcgtggaagctaactaTTGGTTCTGgcggatatttacatcttgggaacatggtagttcaattgagtgggagcgctgatcatatatatggaatttatagcttctataagtatttagaagtgaaacgataatttcttcgagcttggctgaatagagataaatgattaagATCTCacttcagtaattatattagtttactgaaatatcatttataggtagctaagacttttaaggataaaatgattgagatctcatttcagtaattatattagtttaatccctattcaatgtagatcatctatagaggatctttgactattaagaatgtagcaatggataatcataatatatatatcgtggtacatgtagagcgttctatataattgagagtgctattcaattccaaatctctAGTGGCGtaaggcggaattaataagttagagaatttacttggtaaattattgaaagctcggttatataggcccatggtcccctcactagttgagataatactgcttgcagactcagttaattgattttaattaatcaattataattctaaaattagactatgtcttatttaagaattttcactaagcaagggcttaattgtgaataaaagaggttttggggtcaatttattaattaagagactttgtatggtctaattaataaataatataaacaacaattttatttgttaattaattatatttattaaataaatagttttggtatttataggattaaattggaaaatatggtattattgaaagaagaataattggttgaaataaagtggcgaAATTGTAATTAGAGATTGGTCCTTTTATGTGGCCGACCTTAGAGTTATTTTTGCCCaacattttattcttttttaatccatataattcagccctaagccctagttgaaacagtataaaaggaacatgatggtctcactcatccacttgatgccttcaaccaaatcaaacctagttttctctgtGAGACAACTAGTAAATGAGAGAGTTTCTTCCATAGTGATTTCACCTCCTTTATTGTTCTTCATACTTgaacccttagtgatagagtgtcatgcccacacataaaaattcaagtactcaatcatagtgagtaagacggtggtaaccaaacccgaaggagagaaagagatccaagctcagatcttgataatactctgcgacagaaaggaacaagggttagagatctgagcggaaggagtcattaaattccgctgcaaccaatgtaaagttttctaaactcttatatgtttaatttcattgttttagagatattcatatttaggatgttatcaacatacttgttagtaaatctagatccttgtaaaatattcccaacatctgtgtcagacaactagtagaGGAGAGAGTTCCTTTCATagtgatttcacctccttcattgttcttcaccatattcgaacccttagtgatagagtgccatgcccacacatagcaagtgaagtactaaatcatagtgagtaagacggtggtaaccaaacccgaaggagagaaagagatccaagctcagatcttgataatactttgcgacagaaaggaacaagggttagagatctgagcggaaggagtcataatattccgctgtaaccaatgtaaggttttctaaactcttatgtgtttattttcattgttttagagatattcatatttaggatattaattcaacatacttgtttgtaaatctagatcctggtaaaatattcccaacacttGTACCGTCAGTGGTCCATCTAGCTTCACTGGTTCTTCTAGCATCACTAGGACCTCTAGCTTCAGTGGTTCCCCTAGTATTACTGGTTTCGTCTAGACGATTACTACTAGTACCAAGTGTTCGACGATTTTCTCTGCGGGGCATTCTTTTCTATGTCGGTGCCCCGCATGGACTTTGGTACGAAAATTGAGTCAAGTTTAAAGCTATAGCAGTAGGAACCTCTATATTTTGGTCGTCTCTTACGTCATCATGGCCCTCAACATACCATTTAGGATCTGGACCATCACCAAAATCATCAAGAAAGGGCATTTGTGCTACAATGTTTGTTGTCGACatcacaattttttattcaggTAACACATCAGCTGCCAATACCTTTGGATTTGTTTTTggaacaaaactcccaacctCGCTACGAGTATCCTTAACATTACTTGGTGTGGGATTAGGATCgataaaaatattcttctttacaAAAGTCATAGACAAAGGAGTAAATTCATCTGGCTTCGTTGCAAGCATAGACAAAAAGAACCTTATACGCTTATCATTTCCAATAATTTTAGGGCGATACATTAAGCCTTTCATGTACTTATAATTCACTTCCAATTTTAAGTCATACTGCACTTTATCAACATCGAGTTCTTTGTACAAAAAAACCAAAAGTGAGTAACTTTCGTTCGTATCAATCTCAAATGTCAAAATTTGGCCCAATTATAAACACAATCTCTACCCTCAAGCTCCTAAACACCATTATACATAACGAATGCATTAATAGTTGAACTTGTCACATACATTAAAAAACACAGTTACAAATTTAGAACAAAAATCTAACAAAACGTGTTAAAAAAAGTCTTAAGAGCCATAAATCTGTAAACCATCGGGCCCAAAGATCTAAGAGAACAATCGGACTGGCATCGGGCCTATATCGAATACACCATCAGACTCATTTAGCATTGAACTAGCATCAAACTTATATCAGGCTTACATCAGGCCAATCGGCCCTGCCCTAAGGTCGAAGTTGACCATCAAACTCCCATCGGACCCCTATTGGGCCCAATTGGGCCATCCTTTCTAATCTTAGTTCTTACAAAACTATTAGACTACCATCAGGCACCTATCGGGCTTACTCAGGCCATCATCCCCGGCCTTAGATCTAAGAATCCCATCGGGCTAGTATCGGGCCCCATTAAACTAGACGAAAAGAATacaaccatttaaacacaaAACAATAGAAAAATAGCAACAATCCACAGAtcaatcatgaaaataacattccaaactaaaaataagaaaaaaaaaaatcacttaccTATTGATTTTTGCTGAAAATTGTTTGGTACCTAAAAAATGGAGTCTCACACCAAACTCTTTAACTTCTAGCACTTTGTAGTAGCTTAGAGAGATTAATTGtatactaattaaaaataaaattttagtttGAATTGTTAGAGAGGAGGAAAGAAATGAGgttgagagaaagagagtgaagagagaaagagtaaGATGGGTTAAGTGTGTGTGTATAAGAGGCATTTTATATTCAATATATTTGTATATctattttttgttaatattgACAAACATAAGTTTAGAGAATTAATTTTTTCGTAATATATGCATAATTAGTGAAAATTTCCTTTATTAGTTCCTCTCCTTAATCTACTGGTTTCATTTTTaaggagaaaaaaattattcacaGAAAGCTTTATTATTACGTATAATAGGTTGTGATTAAATAAAACTCTAGAGCTATTAACAAAGTCACgataatttatgtatttctagtGAGTAGTGACCAAAAGTAATATAGattaacaaattaaaaatttatgctATGAGTACGAAGTTTATAATAGATTTTTCTATGTACGTTGACATTtgaatataaattttaagaatttgtttttgaatttttaagaatatatataattttagtcAAAATTGTTAATTTCAGGGCCAAATAATCTTAAATTCTTTAAACACTTGAATTaagattcttttaattttttattcaaaaataaagaAGATTCTTTTAGTTAAAGTTTTGTCAACTAACACCAAACACTTGTTTTTTAATACGAACTTGAATAATACTTGTTgactaattaatattaaattaattatttattggtgGTAATTGTTGTTAAACGGTGTGTATAGATGTCCTAATGGGACGGGTTTCGTgtatatattaagttataatAACTTATGCAAAGCGATTAATACAACTTGTCATCTCTATTTCTATCTAATATTAACAACTAATTAAGTCATCATACATAAATAATATCAAAAGCAGTTAGTCCTGAAATTGAACAAATCTGTACTAATTAAATCACCTAATCATCATGTTCAAAAAAATCACCTAATcatcactatatatatatatatggaacacttcttaatgggtaatatCCATTGATAGGaactgaaaaaaattaataaggtaataatCCAATAACctttttatggcaagtttctaaaaattattttttttaaaaaaaattatatttattttttataaaattagaaataataattacaactaataatttgaaaaaaaaaaattataaattatttttaaaaattaattaaaattactactttattattttatgaaattatgagtttattaataatttcttattgtaaaactaaaaatcattttCATGTATACtagtgtgttttttttattagaagaataggagcttgattgtggaatccaattgtcttaatattattcatattcttaaaaataaaacgctacaatacttcttagttcttacttaggctatcattgttagaaaaatattattaccatccaatgatttttttgatattaccatgaatcattctcctagaataactaatgaggtgttgttcattatttatatttttaggattagaagatgataatcttgtctagaggtcaaatataattttttgtgctgaaattcttgtgttggcaattaccattattcaataatgtttatgacacttttttcttccttcattttttttttgttaaaattttcttcattggttttgtttttatagatttggaatgctcaagtattttttaaaaaaaataaaaacatatgaataattgttaattattataaaattaaagattttaggtttaaaaaaaatcttatacattttatgtgtattacagtttaaagcttaaaattattattttttttattttcagtaatgcaatttagaattctagtatgaaaaaattttataaaaagataaatatacactttttttctttttaatctttaaaatgatttttattaaaaaaatagtttgttaatttttttattatgttttattttttaaataacaattccatttataaattttttatttctattaatagttttatctattttagtaatatagagaataacaaaataggaaatattaattttttaatatttaattaatgattataaatatcaaccattagatatttgatccaatggtcaagaataaaatacccatacatgggtaatacccattaagagcatacccatatatatatgataatataaTACTCCACCAGAATtatatcttttatatatatttatatgataatataatatagtcCTACTCCACCAGAAATCGATCaacttataaaattaaattgtgtTCTCCTGCAAGGGGACTAATAAGATGAAATATAGAATCACATCTGGTAGATTTACACCTAACTGATtcaatctaattatttattggatattaaattttttgttttccgATCTAATTCAATTAGAATCACCCGATTTAATCTAATAGATGTATTAGATTAATTAAATTGGTTTCAACCATTAAATacattaattagttttttattaaattagatTGGATCCTTCCAATCTATTTTAACTGTcaattaagtttattttattaaaataaaaatgtatataaaaaatataatttaaaacataATAATCTAATATACATAATAAACAGCTTAGTCCAACTTAATTCTCACGATCTCATAATGAAACCGCTaacaaataaaacttatttaatatacattaatattttaaatctaatgttttttttctttattatgtgttaaatatatattaaatcaattaatatattttttaaataaaatatattaaatatataaaattataaatatattttaaaaatatataaatataattagatgaccattcaattataattttattggttCGGTTCAGTTATCTATTGGATCGGATGTCCCATCCAACAACCGATCCGATCCGAttggattttcaaaatttacttCTGATCCTATCTAATTTtgattggatatccaattcTATTGGATCGATTGGAATTGAATCAGTCGGTTGTAATTAGATTAGATGACTTTCTGCACACCCCTAAATGtagtcatttatatatatatatatatatgggtgcactcttaatggatattacccatgaatgagtaatattagaaaattttgagtttttatgattaatttttttatttaattaaaaaaatttctcatttttacattatataggCTGAGATTGGTCCATTagctgaaaaataataataaaaaaagggtTTCgacaaaaaaatgataaaaaaggtTGAAATTGGCTTAActattttttcatataaatatatttttgatatagtgtaaaaagagttatttttttgatattttctttaattaagtagctaaattaaacatataaattcaaaattttcttttattattcgctATTGGACTAAAATTTAATagtgtaatatttttaaaattattatttatagttaaatttgtttattacCTGGGTAATACACATTAAgaagtattatatatatatagcacaCACCAAAATTTCTCTAATATTTAAAGGTATATATAAACCAATCACACATTGTGCAATATAATGTATACATGTAGACCAATAAAAAAACAACAAGATTTTAGAAAATTTTGTtacacacaatttttttttcatatatatatgtatgttagATTAAATGTGGTCATATAACATAAatagtttttttctttaaaaaaaatattacaattcaAATTAAAATCACTACATATATATctcttatgttttatttatattagATATGGCTATataatgtaatatttttttttaatattacaatttaaatttaatatgtttTAAGTCTTGACTTTTGTCATGGTTTGTGAGTGCTCTGTTTCCTAGTTTTGTCTCTTGTGTTATTGTCCTCTTGGTTCGAATTTTTGTCTTGGTTATTACCCACGATTTTTTATGATGGCATCTTCTAGTAATCTTGATCAACAGCTATTCGAAATAGCCATTGAAGAAGAGTCAGAAGGTGGACTCGATCTGGAAGAACTGGGTCCTAGGGAGGAAGAGGAGTTTGTGTACGATTGGCGTTTATGTCTGGTGGGTGGTTTTATCACTGCAGGGGCAGTGGATTTTCCGTCAATGCAACTGACCCTAGCGGCTCTGTGGAAGCCTGGTAAGGGAGTATACATAAAAGAATTGGATGCTAATCGTTTTTTGTTTCAGTTTTTCCATAAAATTGACATTAAGCGAGTGATTGAAGGCAGTCCATGGTATTTCAATAGAAAAGCTCTAATTATCTCACGAATGAAGAACAACTCCAACCCTCGATGTATCACTCTCGGTACGTTGGACCTCTAGGTTCAAATTCATGATCTTTAATCTGGATGTATGACATCTACAGTGTTTCAGGCAGTCGGGAACTACATAGGGGCATTTGTTGAATCGTGTCCTAATAATTTTATGGGTATATGGAGGGATTATATGAGAATTAGAGTCACCATCGATCTGTCTAAACCTTTGAAACGACAAATGAGACTCCGTAAGCTTGGCGAAGAGTGGTTTTGGATTACTTTCAAATATGAAAATGTTCCCACTTTTTGCTTTATCTGTGGGATGTTGGGGCGCTCGGAGAGATTCTGTGTGAAGCTATTCGATACACCAGCCAATGAGATTACAAAACCTTACGGAGAATGGATGAAAGCTCCGCTCCGTCGACGAACAAAGCTCATCAGAGCTCAGTGGTTACGTACGGGGTTCGAAAGCATGGATGCCAGCTGCAACGGTAACCAGAAACCAGATCATCCTACCCAAAATCGTGGGAGTAATGGAGCAGTTATTGAGCAGAATTACCAGAATAATTCAAAAATGGCCATGGATCGTGGGAAAAATCACATGAATGATACTCATATTGATGGTGGGATTAGTCAACTTAATAACTCACTACAACACGTGATTGATGAATTGGCTAACAATCAGCCACTTACAAAAAAAGGAAAGCTTATTGTTGAGTCTAAAAAAAGAAGGTCTGACTCAGAACTGGGCCAGAGTGTTGCCATGTGTATTGAAAATGAAGTGGGCCTTGTATGAGATGATGAAGATGTGGGTAACTCAGACCCAATGGTTAACAATGGGCAAAAAAACTCGAATGGGGCGGGCTCCGAATCACGGACCCGCTAAGGATTATGAGTGTTTTAAGCTGGAATTGCCGTGGGCTTGGGACCCCGTGGACCATTCAATTCCTTAAGGATATTATTATCCAAAAGAAACCCAACTTTGTTTTTCTTTGTGAAACATTTTCTCAAAAAGAAAAGGTGGAAAGGCTGAAATTTGCTATTGGTTTTGAGGGTTCTTTTACTGTGGGAAGTCAGGGACATAGTGGAGGGATTGCTGTTCTTTGGAGAAACAAGGAGGAGGTGGAGATCAAGTCTTACAGTACTAActatattgatatgattattacTACTCCTGAGTGGCCTCAATTTCGTCTCACAGGCATCTATGGAGAACCAAACAGGTCTAAAAGGAAGCTCACTTGGAAGCTTATCACTGATCTTGCCAATATTATCAATCTTCCTTGGTGTCTTATTGGAGATATGAACAATGTAACTTGCCAAAGTGACAAGAAAGGGGGATGACCGTATCCGAATTGGCTCATTGATGGGTTTCATGATGTATTGAGTAGATGTAATCTCATTGATATGGAGATGGAAGGTTACAAGTTCACATGGGAAAGAGGAAAAGGTACTGAAAATTGGGTCGAGATCAAGCTTGACCGAGCCCTTGTCACTCCAAGTTGGCTAGACAAATTTCCCAATGCAAAGCTCACCAATCTTGAGGTTTCAACCTCAGATCATTGTCTAATTCTTCTTACCCCTGTCGTACAAACTCAACAAGCAACTACCCGTAGCTTCAAGTTTGAAAATGCCTGGCTCCGAGAGCCAATGTGTAGGAAGCTAGTTGAAGACATATGGCTGTTGCACCACGATTCACCTTTAGCAGTAAAGATTGAAAAGTGCTCTGAAGTATTGGCTGAATGGGGAAAAGAGATTACTGGTAGCTTCAAGACCAGAATTTCTAAGTGTGAAAAAAGAATAAAGCTTCTTAAAGGCAGGCGTGATGCGGATTCAGCAAAGAGATATCAAGAGGAGAATGAAAGACTTGCTAAGATGTTAACTCAAAAGGAGATATTCTGGAGACAGAGATCAAAACAGTTGTGGCTAAAGGAAGGAGATCATAATTCCAAATATTTCCATGCTGCTGCCAAAACAAGAAAACGCAATAATCAGATCAACAACCTTCGTGATGATTCAGGTTCAATTGTTTGGTGGGATAATGGTCTTTAAGATGTCATGGTTGGCTATTTCAAGCAATTCTTTACCTCTTCGACTACAAATTGGAACCAGGTAATTGATTGTATTCCTACAACAATAACCCCATTGCAGAATTCAGAGATATTGGCACATGTTGAAGAGGGTGAAGTCAAAAAAGCTTTGTTTCAGATGCACCCAAACAAATCCCCGGGGCCTGACGGTATGAGTCCGGTTTTCTACCAAAAATACTGGGACATAGTAAGCCATGGTGTGATTCAGTTGGTTCGAGATTTCTTCCTAAGAGGGGACTTCCCAAACCACTTGCCTGATACTAATATTGTCCTTGTGCCAAAGAAgaagctgttgggttttatgccctaaataaaactctgtttcaatgtaatccagattattctatatcaataaagtaacagaagtaatttttcattcacttgtgtatgttttggttcacttaatcaattgcttgtctatttgatttataaattcatccaaacccttttcacatacttgaacatgtttattgtgttgtcaacacagtggaaaataaacatgactatgtgaataaagtattcctagatttatcagaacactgggtttcactgatatgacaatctacaacagagtttacttacatttggagaaatgttatgttctttccagaacataggttaaagtaaagctcaggttggatgcatagagtatgcattggaatggaccgatattgaactttgaattagattttgaaacttaccgtaaacatttattcaattcaatatgataagttgatcctagatcacatgatctaaatcctgatatggttaggcttaatttcaagagtattattcgtgttctttgatttgttagttaagcctaaaaactttagtctgggcaatacatacattttgggaacacggtagtgcgattgagtgggagcgctaacataaatatggaatctatagcttctatctggcgaatagtaagcaaagggtgatttccttcgagcttaaccaaacgagataaatgattgagtactcatttcacttagttgaaatatcatttatacagggttaagtgttttaaggataaaatacattgtagggtgttacggtaatttaagtccctttacagtgtagatcatccatatagaggatcattgatcacattaggattataacaatggataactaataatgtgtctatatggtggaacatatagagcattctatatactgagagtgcaattctgagttctatgtgtggattcaacgaagaattaataagtcagtgaatttaagtggtaaattctagatctgcttattggaagctcggatatatagacccatggtcccctcactagttgagatgatattacttgtaggactcatttaattgattttaattaatcaattaaaaattcttaagatggacttgtcagtttgagaatttagcacttattaagggcaaacagtaaatagagattttgaagggcatatttattaattaggaaactttaattagtttcattattaataaaataaatgataatatattatttgataattatttttaattattaaataattagatttatcattaatatggttgaacaatggaattggcaatttttcacaaaagggaaactatcaagtgtaggaaaaggaaagttggaaaagaggcaagccttgtttccacattgcctaggccggtccctttaccttccttttccctttgattttctcagttcaaaatgtcaatcatagcccttggtggtcttctataaatagaaggcaaaggcttcagagttacaTACATCTGaacaagcttttcacagcattattctgaaagaattttctctcagaaaattctctctgagccgccaccctctctctctctataccttcactgtttcgaaatgtatgagtgctagagtagtgcccacacacatcaagtaatacctcaatcatagtgaggaaggttgtgtagatttcagagacaacaaagaaggactttcgggctcagatcttgattatactctgctacagaaaggaatcaagggttagagatctgagtgggaggagacatatatattccgctgcaatcactgtaagatttctgatactcttatgtgtttaatttcatatcgttttagaagttcatatttaggttgttaaatcaacatacttgtgagtagatctaagttcctggtaaaataacttccaacagaaGCAGCCTACTTCAATGACTGAAATCAGACCCATCTCGTTGTgtaatgtgttggaaattattttaccaggatctagatttactaacaagtatgttggattaacaacctaatatgaattctaaaacaatgaaaataaacacatataaagttagaaaaccttacagtgggtgcagcggaataatatgactccttccgttcagatctttagcccttgattcctttctgtagcagagcatcaccaagatctgaacctggatcttcttttctccttctttgatgcagaaattccatagtcttccatactatgattgagataccacttgatgtgtgtgggcactactcatctcacaaggatttcaaaatttctctctcttttctctcttaatttcgtggctgatagcatgcaagagaagagacacaaaggttgctttatatagggagaagggagagcacaactttccaaataaaacagtttcctcttttactgtgtaattgattaactgccttatttagtgtgatccaccactttcctattatagcgaggctttgattagcaattacatgacaattaaaaaaaataaaaataataattgggaaacacaaagggagtgcttcggccatagagggaatatgggcctcacttggattttgcagtttcctcaattttatttcaatttctccaaaaatgccatttttccaattctaatcatttaaatgccaaaactaattatttaataactaaaatagattattaaataatattgtcatttaaaataattattaattagacatacaaagtctcttaattaataattaaacctagaaacccttttctttacgatttcctccttaaactgtgagaattcataaagtagacatagtctaacttttagaattataattgattaattaaaatcaattaactgagtcttacaagcagtatggcctcaactagtatggggaccatgggtctatataaccgggcttccaataagtcgaaccgaatttaccaagtaaattccctaacttattaattcctcattgaatccacacttagaacttggaattgcactctcagtcatatagaaacgctctatatgttccacgatatagacacgtcattagttatccattgttataaccctaatgtgatcaatgatcctctatatagatgatttacactgtacaggattaaattaccgtaacaccctacaatgtattttatccttaaaacacttaaccctatataaatgatatttcacctaagtgaaatgagatctccaccatttatcttcgtttggttaagctcgaaggaaataatcctttacttctatttgccaaatagaagctatagattccatatttatgttagcgcccccccactcaattgtattaccgtgttcccaaaatgtacatattaccctgatacaaaactgggcttaactaacaaatcaaagaacacgaataatactcttgaaattgagcctaaccatatcaggatttcgatcatgtgatctaggatcaacttatgacattgaattgaatagatatttacggtaagttttaaaatctaattcaaagttcaatatcggtccattccgatgtatac from Cannabis sativa cultivar Pink pepper isolate KNU-18-1 chromosome 4, ASM2916894v1, whole genome shotgun sequence carries:
- the LOC133036837 gene encoding uncharacterized protein LOC133036837, producing the protein MEMEGYKFTWERGKGTENWVEIKLDRALVTPSWLDKFPNAKLTNLEVSTSDHCLILLTPVVQTQQATTRSFKFENAWLREPMCRKLVEDIWLLHHDSPLAVKIEKCSEVLAEWGKEITGSFKTRISKCEKRIKLLKGRRDADSAKRYQEENERLAKMLTQKEIFWRQRSKQLWLKEGDHNSKYFHAAAKTRKRNNQINNLRDDSGSIVWWDNGL